Below is a window of Schistocerca cancellata isolate TAMUIC-IGC-003103 chromosome 4, iqSchCanc2.1, whole genome shotgun sequence DNA.
TAATCTCTAATTGTTTAGTACTCTGTGAAAGTATCAAaaagaccacttggcatggaatgaccctcTTAAGTCttagtgcagtgtgcagtctgtttgACATCAAGCAGAAATTGACACTTGGAAATGTAGGGGATGGCTTATAGACAGCATCCAGGCCATTAATACAGTAAACACTTGCTGTACAGTTATTGCATTACAAATGGGTGCTAATGTTACATTATTTGTTGAGAATGGCTAGAAGATTACTTTCATCAAACTAACTTACTCAGTTTTTGTCAGTCTTTTAGTAATCAGTGCACTTAATGTAGTAAGTTGTGGATGTCaacatttcattaattttcatGTCAATGTGAAATTAGGTAATGAGATCAGGAATTAAATTTACTGTACATGTTACTCCTGAACGCTTCGACTGTGTGGGAACTCTGCAAGTTGACCCATACTTGTTTTTTTCAGTTACTGCAGATGCTGTTCGTGTAATATGTGCAGTGTTACACATCATTGTCTACACTGTGTGTTAAGGTTTTCTGTAAGCTGATACTTCTCCATcctgcccccttctctctctctctctctctctctctctctctctctctctctctctctctctctctctctctctctaacctttCAAGGTGTTAACTTTGTTGCTTTAAGTTGTTGACTTTGGTGTCAGTGGAACAAGATATACTTTATTGGGAAGTTGACACTGTCTGTTAGGCAGTGTTACATTGCCcttacatcatctttgctttcacCATCTTGGCTGGTATTTTGGTTCTGTTACCTCAGTTTTGACATAAATTCTcagtttactgggacagcagtagtgTAACacttcattttttcttgtttttcctttCTGTGTACTTCATTCATTCTACTTACCTCTAGTTTTCTTTTCACTATGTTTTTCCACTAGATCATGTGATAGCAAGATGTTCTGCCAAAAGTATGTTTCCTTATGCTACCCTTGTCTTTCTCCTGGCTGCTACACCTGGACTGCTATAAGTATCTACCTTCGTGATTTAATTTCTAAGTGATATGTTTAGAATTTTTCTATGCATTCAATGTTCTTGACCAAATAGAAGTTTCTCCATTGCCTTTTTCATAGTTTTGAAGATTTTGACATTGCTTATCACTTGCTCGTCCAAAAATTTCTTTGTTAGATTACTATCATGTTCATTGTTTTCTTATGTCTGTTGTCCATTTCTGCATTAGGTTCCTTAAACCTATAAGGATGACTGTTAACTTCCTGTATTCCAAAGTCCATATTCTCCAGTATTACTGCAATGCCCAAATGAGTTGCAGTGTGTTGAAAGAATAATAGAAATATATTGTTGGGCAACATGGGTTAGGTTGTAGACTGCTTTCTTTCATGGTGGTATCTGAAGGGTTGTCAGTGCTATGAAAGCAGGAATAGTTAAAATTACTGTCATTGTGGAAGACAAAAGCAGGTTTTTCAGTGATAACTTTAGACTTGGTTGAATTCCCCTGGTATTTGGAAATGGTTCTGGTCTTTCTGAATATTAGGACAAAATGGTTTACAATTGAAACTGTTTTTGTGAAGAGAAACATAGATGTTTGTCTTAAAATTTGACAACACTGCTGTAAACTAGCACAAAACAGTCTGCTTCAGTAGTCAGTTTGGGTTATAGTTAATAAAGTTGAAGCCATACCTGAGTGACAAGTATTGCATGTTTCAATGGTATCTTTGCCATTATATGTGGTGGTTAGTTTCAAGGAACTCTGAGAACAGTGTGAGCAAAAGTTTCTGCAAAGAAATAAGGCAGTTGTTAAAAATGGTGCTATATGAAACTATTCTGAATTAAAAGTATTTTAAATGGTGCATGTTTATTATGAACTTAACTGCAGGATTTATTTTATATGTAATACATTCCATGTGAACACGTTGCACTCTTTAGGCATACTTTGAATAAGACTGCTTAGGTTTGTGAGTTGTCATGAAACTGTGTCGGAAGTAATAGCAATTGCACTCCTGCAGTTCTGTGCCTGATGTTGGTATTACAGTATGTAAGACACCATGTTGAACACATACATATGTACAACATTGATTTTATCAAGTGAGAATGTTTGTCATATGTATAaaaatgatctctctctctctctctctctctctctctctttctctccctccctccctccctccctccctcccctgtcTTTAGTTTCCATtaagaagctaatactgctgtgcaCTATTGATGAAAGATGACTTCAACTAGTTCACTGTGTCATGTTCGCAGACACTAGTTGACTAGTAATTAAAACCCACATTATTAATACATCTTCAAACTTCTGACTTGTAAAGAGACCTCTGGAATTTTCTAAATCTGTTACTAGACATAATAAATGCACCTTAATATTTCATGTAATGCTTGGAATTTGAATCTTTTCAGACATTTGGTTTGCAATTGTATTATATAATTGgtatatttgttttctttgtaaatattttatagtcTATAAGTTAATGCAAGTATGCATGCACTTGCATGTGTAAATgcgcaggtacacacacacacacacacacacacacacacacacacacacagagacagacagacagagagtgaGCATGTATCCCAGTGTTCATATACAAATATAGATATAACATGCATGTTCAAAACTTGCTTTGCATCAATGTGTTTCTGTGTTGCTATTTGTTAGGTGTACTCTTGCAGTGCATAGCATGTTAGTTTAGTTGCATGACAagcattttattttgaattttaagaCTTAAAGTTGTGGAAGTTTAAAAAGCATGCTTTTTGGGATGAgctttgtttttttgtgtgtggtcCATCTAGTTTGTGTACATTTTTAATTTTGGTGTGGGCTGTAGAAATTGACCTTTAATTTTTGAAAGTTGattaatttttgtgtaattgaACAAAGCAATGTGAGTTGTATTCTGCACCTAGATGTTTCATGTATACTATTTCTGTTTTGAACATGTTTATGTaattttaagattttattttatctttgATATCCCCTTTTCATCAGTTTTCAGTGTTAAACATAATTTTCCGTATTAGCATTGTAAAGAACAATTTTGAACTCTTGAAATGTCCTGGTAAGATTCTTGAATATTCTGGCAGCAGAATTAAGCTTAatgttttaatttcctttttttgtCACATAATGTTATTACAATGCTGGAAAGAACTTTGTGGTAGAATGTTCTATGTAATTTTCCCTGTCAGATTGTAACCAGGAGTCACTAACTGAAAACTTCTTTGGAAAAGAGAAGTAGGCCACTATTTACAGTAGATTGACAAGGCTGACAAATTGTGTAATATGATGACTGCCTTCGCAAATTTGGTAGGTATAGATAAATGTGTAATTTTTGAGAATAGTGAGCTGCTTGTTTTTCATGCCTCTTTGTTTTGCAAGTTGATGTGAAAACACACGGAGCTACTTCTAAACATATTGACAGCCTTGTTGAAACTGTTTGTCTGGTGAGGGCCTGTTTCTCTTCTCCTGTTACTACTTACTAAGGTGACAATAGGAATACTGCTTAAAGATAAAATACTGCCAGAAATTAGTGTGTCAGTTAAATTGGTGAGAAATTATTAGCTTTTGTTTAAAATTACCAGGACATTGTTTCCAAAATTTAGGCAAAGCATTACTTGTATAAGACAACTTAGATTTGAAACTTTCAAAATTTTGCAAAGTGATAGTGTTAGGTGTCCATAATTACTTTCCCTCACCATGTCTGACAAAACTGGAAGTAGTTGTGTAACAAAGCGTTATTATTGCTTTGGTCAGCTACTTACATACTATAAATGTGTATTTCAATAAGGACTGGTTTGTGTTGCAGCTTACCCTGTTGCAGGACAGCCACCAGCAGGTTATGTACCAGCACCTCCACCTGGTACTTATGGAGGTAAGAAAAGTTAACATGTGGtgcttggggaagggggggggaggagggggggatgaATATTACATATTTGGAGATATCTGGTCTAGTTTATGGAACTTGGGGATTCCATATAGCAGTTCTTTatccacacacatcaaaataatttACCATACTGTATATCTGCTGTGTAAGAGTGCTGATGTTGGAAAAACTAAAACAGTAATTGTTGTATGGTGAAACTACTATTCAAACAGTAGAGTGCAGTTACGAAAATAAATTCTTGAATTTGAGTGAAGACCATAGTTAAAACTGAACTCTTATttgaggaatggaattaaaatacccaCCTGTGTAAAATGATTtgattttccctaaatcacttaaggcaaatcatGTGTTAGTTCCGAAAGACTGTAGCTGACTTGTTTCAGCATGTTAGTCTGGACTTGTGCTTAGTTTTTTCAGTTGAGATATTAAACTGTATCCTTCCTTTATATATTATACTGAACTTCAGCAGCTACCTGTTAAAAATTCAGTGCACGTAATAGAAATGATTATTGGTAGTTATTGGTGTTCTATGGGGGTTGTCGTTACTTAAGACAGTGAGATAACTGTTGCGTGATAAGAAGTTATTGTAAACATTGGTGAAGTTGTGAAGTACACAGAAAGATGACATCTTTCTTTATTGCCCATTCATAATAtggaaaatttcaaatcaaaattttaatattaaaagtGATAAACATTCAGATTTATATCAGTGTAACAAATGTCTGGTCAAGCAGACAATAGTCTTATGATACTAGTTTAATTAACCTTCCACTGCTGTGGATGTGTATTAACATCCTGCTGCGTTTCCCCAGTTGCTGTGGACTTCGGTAGGTGTGCTGCTTGTGTTACCCTACAGTTCTATGGATTAAGCCACCAACCTCTAATTGCTCCAGACGAGCTACTTTCGTATTGCGTTGAATGAAGAAGTTGagagtatttatcatacaacatgtGCACCTCACTTTGTATTAATGTTTGCAAAAAACCTCATTTCAACTCTTGAATAGTTTGAGATGACAATTATGACCACATGATTCATGATGCGCGAGGGCGTGAATAAGTGTCATGTGTGTCAGTcatatataaaatgcagaatgaaaTGAGGTTTCATTGTAGGCTTAATTTTAAATAAATCTCGTGTCAATCATACGCAAAGTAGACGGAATGCATTTTTATCTCTGTagactcttcaaaattttgtgcagtgtTTTATTTCAATGTAATTAAGTatgacaaataacaaaagaaatacagtTCTTTAAGTGAAGATATTGAGCTGTAAGATGagcaaaaataaaattgtttttaaccTAATTGTTTCTGAAAAATTGGATTATAAGTATTTGATATTGGCTGGAATGCTTTCTATTAGCAAGGAATGCTGAGAGAGCATGTATGTAGCAGTGAAAGTGTTAGTATTATGTTCTGTcttgagagagaactgtcagactgATAGTATGTCATAGAAGTGCACTTGTAAGATGTTTGCTTATTATAAAATTTGGCAATATCAGGGTTTATTGCATGTTAATCTTTACTGTTAACGTTTCATCATTGTCTGTGAAAAAAATTACATAGTGTATGCAGAAACATAACTTTGTGAGTTCTGCGACCACTGTGAACGACTTGTCTGATTTGCTTTCAAATTTGTGCAGCTAACAACTTTATTGCAAAGTATTTCATTAACTTAAGCAAAGTGATTGTCTACAGAACTGGATTTTATGAAACTTAACAGTTGCAGTGTCTTATTTTGATCCAGAATTTATTAAGCTAGTTAACCTTACCAGTTAAGTTATTGAAATAAGTGGTCAGTAAAAACTTGTTGACGACATTGAGGAAATGGAGGGGGGCTTTCTTCTATATAATTTGCCAGAAAAGTGACTTAAAATAGAGTAACATTAGGGAAGGATGTTTAAATGGTAAACACTAGTTCTATAATTTGGAGATCAGGGGTCAACATGTTTGCCTTCATCATATTATCATTCTTCGTGGCATTGTTAATCTAAATGTGGTTTACAGGGAGATTTGTTCACTAAATTGGTAGAAAGAACCAAATGACAGTACTAAGTACTTCAGTTACTATCATGTGATTTATCATTTATATTATCTGTAGATCATTGATTGTGATTGCATCCCATTGTAATGATGCTCAGTGAACATAGTCAGAAGGTAGTATTGAAGTCCAATGAAAGTTAATTGTTACCTTGTTATTGAATGAGactaattattttattataatttctgtTGAAGTGCCTGGAGCAGCTCCCTATGGTGTTTTTCCATCACAAGCCCATTTGTATGCTGCTGCAGCAGCTGCACAAGGGCCACCACCCACATATGACCAGTCTTTGGCACACCCTGCAGCAGTTAATCAGCAGGTAACATTGCTGTTAATATCTGTTAATGTTTATGGGTTTGTAATAAGCCATTTGTTAGTGTTTTATGGGTGCCATGTCCAATTGTAGTTTATAAAGTAGTATATCATAAAGTAACATATTGAAACAACTAATACATTTGCTCTAAATTATTGGTGGGTTTGTAGTGTTTCATGTCAAATTTGCTGTATGAACAAAATTTTCTTCAGGAAAGTCTGGACTCATCTTTCAAAATGACTGATGTGTATCATATGAAACAGTGTTGTATACAGTGATGGTTGGCAAGGGCTACACAAACTGCTTATTGGACATATTGACTGATTCCATAAGTCTTGTAACATAAAGTTGCAAGCCTTTATGTAAATGAACTTGCAAAAGTAAATTAAATTCTTTCCTGCACAATTGTGATAATTCTGTTGGCCCTATGTTGCCATCACATGAGACGTGTTATTTAATGAAGTGAAGTGAGTATTGTTTACAGTGTGGTTGGTGACTGTTCAGAAATGATCACAAGGTGCATGCTTACATAGTCAATCTGTGACTGAAGCACTCTCCAGTGACAGATAGACTAGTCATCATACTGACTTTTCCCCAAAATGAAATACTTGCATTTACTTAATGGTAATTTACTATCCTGGAATACAGAACATCATTTACATTAGTTTTGGCTCCATGAAGTTATTTTCCTAACAAAGGCAACTAAGGATAATGTTGAATTCTTGAAAGTTTATATGGATGTCAGATCTTCATGATCATTTTATACAGCATTTTTCTTGCATACAAGCTCACTGTAAATATTTTAAGCCCATTTCCTGTTCATTGTTGCTGGAACACTATTTTATTAATTACAGATGTATGCACAGAGTGCTGCAGCTGCACAGATGTATGCTCAAGGGTATCCTGGCTACTTAGGGTATCCGGCATATAGTCCCATGCAGGCATACTACCCATCTCTTGCTGCATATTCATATCCAGGAATGCAGCCAGCTCAGTTAAGGCCAACAATAATGGTGCCGGTAAGTCTAATAAATGTAAGGTGCATTACAATAAAAATGTTGCAATTTGTGGTCCTGTCTAAGAACAGGTGAGACCAGTTCAGTGTTCGTGGTGATACAGGTGAGAGGGTTTCATAGTGATGTTCCTAAAACTGTGCTTAGTGTTGTGGATACAGACATGAAGTTAATGTGACATACTGATATGTGATTGGCAGTAATTTTACAATTTAAATACAGTGTGAATGTGTTCATATAAAAGCAAGGACtataaatgtttattacatcaACTATACTTTATGGCGACATTTGTCAGGTTAATATAACTAAAGCCTCCAACTGTTATTGCTCAATATGTATGTATTTTGTAAGAGATAAGGGTACAgtgaattcattctggaaacagttctcCAGACTGTGGGAAAGTTATCTTTCTGCAGTAGTCTTTCTGCTAAGGGTTctagtcccacaaggtatgcagAACTGCTGTGAAGTtcgaaaggtaggagatgaagtactgatgGATGTAAAGCAGTGGgggcagtttgtgagctctgctcaTATAACTGTCGATAGAATACTTGATCCAGCTAAAGCCAAGGTCCCAGGTTATAGTCCCAGTCTGTCAGAGTTATCTGCCAAGACGTATCAAATCGGTGCACACTCTGCTCCAGagttaaaattcattctggatacagTCATTTTGCTTTGCATATTTTCCAGATATGCCCATAGTTATCGAAGATACATTCATCCAAATTTTTGTGTATGGCCATAGAAATTTTTTCTGCATTCCATACAGTGTCCTACAAGAAAAAATTGCACGTCACTGCATTAACAATCTGCTGCTCTGTACGGTTTGTTTTTTCTGTAGTATAGCCTCGGCTGTTGCTGAGGAAGACGAACTGATACTTCAGTTCTCTAACAAAAGTACcaggagaggtggtgcagtggttagcctactggactcgcatttgtcaggatgacagttcaaatccatgTCTGGCCACCTGGATTTAGGTTCTTCGTGACCTCCCtaaaatcgctcctggcaaatgccggggtggttctctTGAAAGGACATGGCCACTTTTCCTTCCCTCTATTCTGACTTTGATGTCAAGAGgttgttaaacccagtcttccttacCCCCAACAGAAGTGTGTGAAATTGAataaacttaaatttttatgtacATTGTTCTTTTGTAATTCAAGACTAGGGTATTGTCTTATTTAGAGATAAAAGAAATCTGTCAAATCAGTTGCTGTTTGCGTTTCACAGACGATATATTTAGCTGTTTGAGCACCGAAACAAGATCAAATAAATAAGGGGAGAGGTCTTTTACAAAATTCTATGACAGTAAATTTCCCAATAATATTTTTTTGGTGCAGGTTAAAATTCATGCTGCACTTCAGTTTGAAGTGAACAAACAACTGAAGGCAGCATTCAAGCAGCACCAGAAGCATACATTCTTTGTGCATTATATTCAAAGCTTCTGAATAGATGCATATTGCTTATTTAGCTTTGTCTGTTTGCTTTTTGTTGTTTAATCT
It encodes the following:
- the LOC126183796 gene encoding DAZ-associated protein 2-like — translated: MSDKKAYPVAGQPPAGYVPAPPPGTYGVPGAAPYGVFPSQAHLYAAAAAAQGPPPTYDQSLAHPAAVNQQMYAQSAAAAQMYAQGYPGYLGYPAYSPMQAYYPSLAAYSYPGMQPAQLRPTIMVPNGFDAGARFDGIAQPVLPPAPPGVPANAAQLAAMAGHNVALSQKKGSFLAGGSEGGYTFW